Proteins from one Ricinus communis isolate WT05 ecotype wild-type chromosome 9, ASM1957865v1, whole genome shotgun sequence genomic window:
- the LOC8267537 gene encoding oleate hydroxylase FAH12 isoform X1, with protein MGGGGRMSTVITSNNSEKKGGSSHLKRAPHTKPPFTLGDLKRAIPPHCFERSFVRSFSYVAYDVCLSFLFYSIATNFFPYISSPLSYVAWLVYWLFQGCILTGLWVIGHECGHHAFSEYQLADDIVGLIVHSALLVPYFSWKYSHRRHHSNIGSLERDEVFVPKSKSKISWYSKYLNNPPGRVLTLAATLLLGWPLYLAFNVSGRPYDRFACHYDPYGPIFSERERLQIYIADLGIFATTFVLYQATMAKGLAWVMRIYGVPLLIVNCFLVMITYLQHTHPAIPRYGSSEWDWLRGAMVTVDRDYGVLNKVFHNIADTHVAHHLFATVPHYHAMEATKAIKPIMGEYYRYDGTPFYKALWREAKECLFVEPDEGAPTQGVFWYRNKY; from the coding sequence CCTCAAGAGAGCCATCCCACCCCATTGCTTTGAACGCTCTTTTGTGCGCTCATTCTCCTATGTTGCCTATGATGTCTGcttaagttttcttttctactcGATCGCCACCAACTTCTTCCCTTACATCTCTTCTCCGCTCTCGTATGTCGCTTGGCTGGTTTACTGGCTCTTCCAAGGCTGCATTCTCACTGGTCTTTGGGTCATCGGCCATGAATGTGGCCATCATGCTTTTAGTGAGTATCAGCTGGCTGATGACATTGTTGGCCTAATTGTCCATTCTGCACTTCTGGTTCCATATTTTTCATGGAAATATAGCCATCGCCGCCACCATTCTAACATAGGATCTCTCGAGCGAGACGAAGTGTTCGTCCCGAAATCAAAGTCGAAAATTTCATGGTATTCTAAGTACTTAAACAACCCGCCAGGTCGAGTTTTGACACTTGCTGCCACGCTCCTCCTTGGCTGGCCTTTATACTTAGCTTTCAATGTCTCTGGTAGACCTTACGATCGCTTTGCTTGCCATTATGATCCCTATGGCCCAATATTTTCCGAAAGAGAAAGGCTTCAGATTTACATTGCTGACCTCGGAATCTTTGCCACAACGTTTGTGCTTTATCAGGCTACAATGGCAAAAGGGTTGGCTTGGGTAATGCGTATCTATGGGGTGCCATTGCTTATTGTTAACTGTTTCCTTGTTATGATCACATACTTGCAGCACACTCACCCAGCTATTCCACGCTATGGCTCATCGGAATGGGATTGGCTCCGGGGAGCAATGGTGACTGTCGATAGAGATTATGGGGTGTTGAATAAAGTATTCCATAACATTGCAGACACTCATGTAGCTCATCATCTCTTTGCTACAGTGCCACATTACCATGCAATGGAGGCCACTAAAGCAATCAAGCCTATAATGGGTGAGTATTACCGGTATGATGGTACCCCATTTTACAAGGCATTGTGGAGGGAGGCAAAGGAGTGCTTGTTCGTCGAGCCAGATGAAGGAGCTCCTACACAAGGCGTTTTCTGGTACCGGAACAAGTATTAA
- the LOC8267537 gene encoding oleate hydroxylase FAH12 (The RefSeq protein has 3 substitutions compared to this genomic sequence), whose product MGGGGRMSTVITSNNSEKKGGSSHLKRAPHTKPPFTLGDLKRAIPPHCSERSFVRSFSYVAYDVCLSFLFYSIATNFFPYISSPLSYVAWLVYWLFQGCILTGLWVIGHECGHHAFSEYQLADDIVGLIVHSALLVPYFSWKYSHRRHHSNIGSLERDEVFVPKSKSKISWYSKYLNNPPGRVLTLAATLLLGWPLYLAFNVSGRPYDRFACHYDPYGPIFSERERLQIYIADLGIFATTFALYQATMAKGLAWVMRIYGVPLLIVNCFLVMITYLQHTHPAIPRYGSSEWDWLRGAMVTVDRDYGVLNKVFHNIADTQVAHHLFATVPHYHAMEATKAIKPIMGEYYRYDGTPFYKALWREAKECLFVEPDEGAPTQGVFWYRNKY is encoded by the coding sequence CCTCAAGAGAGCCATCCCACCCCATTGCTTTGAACGCTCTTTTGTGCGCTCATTCTCCTATGTTGCCTATGATGTCTGcttaagttttcttttctactcGATCGCCACCAACTTCTTCCCTTACATCTCTTCTCCGCTCTCGTATGTCGCTTGGCTGGTTTACTGGCTCTTCCAAGGCTGCATTCTCACTGGTCTTTGGGTCATCGGCCATGAATGTGGCCATCATGCTTTTAGTGAGTATCAGCTGGCTGATGACATTGTTGGCCTAATTGTCCATTCTGCACTTCTGGTTCCATATTTTTCATGGAAATATAGCCATCGCCGCCACCATTCTAACATAGGATCTCTCGAGCGAGACGAAGTGTTCGTCCCGAAATCAAAGTCGAAAATTTCATGGTATTCTAAGTACTTAAACAACCCGCCAGGTCGAGTTTTGACACTTGCTGCCACGCTCCTCCTTGGCTGGCCTTTATACTTAGCTTTCAATGTCTCTGGTAGACCTTACGATCGCTTTGCTTGCCATTATGATCCCTATGGCCCAATATTTTCCGAAAGAGAAAGGCTTCAGATTTACATTGCTGACCTCGGAATCTTTGCCACAACGTTTGTGCTTTATCAGGCTACAATGGCAAAAGGGTTGGCTTGGGTAATGCGTATCTATGGGGTGCCATTGCTTATTGTTAACTGTTTCCTTGTTATGATCACATACTTGCAGCACACTCACCCAGCTATTCCACGCTATGGCTCATCGGAATGGGATTGGCTCCGGGGAGCAATGGTGACTGTCGATAGAGATTATGGGGTGTTGAATAAAGTATTCCATAACATTGCAGACACTCATGTAGCTCATCATCTCTTTGCTACAGTGCCACATTACCATGCAATGGAGGCCACTAAAGCAATCAAGCCTATAATGGGTGAGTATTACCGGTATGATGGTACCCCATTTTACAAGGCATTGTGGAGGGAGGCAAAGGAGTGCTTGTTCGTCGAGCCAGATGAAGGAGCTCCTACACAAGGCGTTTTCTGGTACCGGAACAAGTATTAA